The following proteins are encoded in a genomic region of Dasypus novemcinctus isolate mDasNov1 chromosome 21, mDasNov1.1.hap2, whole genome shotgun sequence:
- the HASPIN gene encoding serine/threonine-protein kinase haspin: MAASLRRRRNGLFRTYGAAGGGRPRRRPGRAAAQWFPPLDRKRIFSSSSSSEASGGGPSQSIASDDPEDPDFPGSPVRQRRRRPGGRISKDRPSLAVTPRRLRLRDRPPQKCSTPCDPLRPPPFPNSNPGRLSPDLSACSRSKDGDELGTSASLFSSPASAGSPGPGFPAPGDRVISAGPSPTPDAASKVPSGLHFPPASPDGASLPGSQETATGGGKFTRVAYQTRSTLRSALFSIMNSGNPEGSEFGADGKNMRESCKREPVGDRLEGLGLSSTGKRRTTDSCQENESQGTVPIEYKEASGCKGCMTPGKINRPERTGRRRKRKHQEAVETSLPYHRFKKGQKMGKDSSFTQDLTHLQDACSWTKTRVSFNFHKKKIVTAVSEVCNSYASASSPSGSFMSEYSNLPVMNRANSAQSPWHSSSMYLLSPLRTLHIADKKASDAKKVYGECNQKGPVPFSCCLSKEKLESCEKIGEGVFGEVFQTIANHKPVALKIIAIEGQDLVNGAHQKTFEEILPEIIISKELSLLSDEVCNRTEGFIGLNAVHCVQGSYPSLLLRAWDHYNSARGSANDRPDFFEDDQLFIVLEFEFGGIDLERMKTRLPSIATAKSILHQITASLAVAEASLRFEHRDLHWGNVLLKKTNLKELHYTLNGKTCTIPTRGLHVSIIDYTLSRLERDGIVVFCDISMDEDLFTGKGDYQFEIYRLMRKENNNCWDEYHPYNNVLWLHYLTDKILKDVAFKNKSTTSAMRRVKKQIQHFHKTVLDFSSATELLCHHSLFK, translated from the coding sequence ATGGCGGCCTCGCTCCGGCGACGCAGGAACGGACTCTTCCGAACGTACGGGGCTGCTGGTGGCGGGAGGccgcggcggcggccggggcgggCAGCGGCGCAGTGGTTTCCGCCGCTAGACCGAAAGCGTAtcttcagcagcagcagcagcagcgaaGCCAGCGGCGGCGGCCCCTCGCAATCTATCGCTTCCGATGATCCTGAAGACCCGGACTTCCCCGGAAGCCCGGTCCGTCAACGACGGAGGCGCCCTGGCGGCCGAATCTCCAAGGACCGGCCGAGCCTGGCTGTGACCCCAAGACGCCTGAGGCTGCGAGACCGGCCCCCGCAAAAGTGCAGTACCCCCTGCGACCCGCTCCGACCGCCGCCCTTCCCCAACAGCAACCCGGGCCGCCTCAGCCCGGACCTCAGTGCGTGCAGCCGGTCCAAAGACGGCGACGAGCTGGGCACCAGTGCCTCCCTCTTCAGCTCTCCGGCCTCTGCCGGCAGCCCCGGACCTGGGTTCCCGGCGCCTGGAGATCGTGTCATCAGTGCCGgcccctctcccactcctgaTGCAGCCTCTAAAGTTCCCAGCGGCTTACACTTTCCGCCAGCCTCCCCGGACGGAGCATCCCTCCCCGGCTCCCAGGAGACAGCTACAGGAGGAGGCAAGTTCACCAGGGTTGCCTACCAAACCCGTTCCACCCTCAGGTCAGCTCTCTTTAGCATTATGAACTCGGGAAACCCTGAAGGTTCTGAGTTTGGGGCAGATGGCAAGAATATGAGGGAGTCCTGTAAAAGAGAACCGGTAGGAGACAGgctggagggcctgggtttgTCAAGTACAGGTAAGAGGAGGACCACAGACTCTTGCCAAGAGAATGAGTCTCAAGGGACTGTCCCGATAGAATATAAGGAGGCCAGTGGTTGCAAGGGCTGTATGACACCTGGAAAAATCAATAGGCCCGAAAGAACTGGGCGACGCAGGAAGAGAAAACATCAGGAGGCAGTGGAAACCTCCCTCCCTTACCACCGGTTTAAAAAGGGCCAAAAGATGGGAAAAGATTCATCCTTCACCCAGGACCTGACTCATTTACAGGATGCCTGTTCTTGGACCAAAACCAGGGTGTCCTTCAATTTCCACAAGAAGAAGATTGTGACTGCTGTATCAGAAGTGTGCAATAGCTATGCCAGTGCCAGTTCTCCCTCTGGGTCCTTCATGTCAGAATATTCAAACCTTCCTGTCATGAACAGAGCAAATAGTGCTCAGTCCCCTTGGCACTCCTCTTCCATGTATTTGCTAAGCCCTTTAAGGACTCTACATATTGCAGATAAAAAGGCATCTGATGCTAAAAAGGTTTATGGGGAATGCAATCAGAAAGGTCCTGTTCCCTTTAGCTGTTGCCTTTCCAAAGAAAAACTGGAATCCTGCGAGAAGATTGGAGAAGGGGTGTTTGGCGAAGTATTTCAGACAATTGCTAATCACAAACCTGTAGCCCTAAAAATCATCGctattgaaggacaagatttagTCAATGGAGCCCATCAAAAAACCTTTGAAGAAATCCTGCCAGAGATCATCATATCCAAAGAGTTGAGCCTCTTGTCTGATGAGGTGTGCAACCGCACAGAAGGCTTTATTGGGCTGAACGCAGTGCATTGTGTCCAAGGTTCTTATCCTTCCTTGCTCCTCAGAGCCTGGGATCACTATAACTCAGCCAGAGGATCTGCAAATGACCGACCTGACTTTTTTGAAGACGACCAGCTCTTCATTGTGCTCGAATTTGAGTTTGGAGGGATTGACTTAGAGCGAATGAAAACAAGGTTGCCCTCCATCGCCACTGCAAAGAGCATTTTACACCAGATCACTGCATCCCTCGCAGTCGCAGAGGCATCCCTGCGCTTTGAGCACCGAGACTTACACTGGGGAAACGTactcttaaagaaaactaaccTTAAAGAGCTCCATTACACCCTCAACGGGAAGACATGCACTATCCCCACCCGTGGGCTGCATGTCAGCATCATTGACTATACCCTTTCACGCTTGGAGCGGGATGGCATTGTGGTTTTCTGTGACATTTCCATGGATGAGGACCTATTTACAGGTAAAGGAGACTACCAGTTTGAGATCTACAGGCTAATGAGGAAGGAAAACAACAACTGCTGGGATGAATACCACCCTTATAATAATGTGCTCTGGCTACATTACCTCACAGATAAGATTCTGAAAGACGTGGCCTTCAAGAATAAATCTACCACTTCTGCCATGAGGCGAGTAAAGAAACAGATCCAGCATTTCCATAAGACAGTGCTGGACTTCAGTTCTGCCACTGAACTGCTCTGCCATCACAGTCTATTTAAGTAA